One Methanohalophilus mahii DSM 5219 genomic window carries:
- a CDS encoding PGF-CTERM sorting domain-containing protein, which translates to MRFLNRKYGILFVSFLLVFSTCLTATAHESHSDAPHALAEIEEHASELVELSDTLHVDSAQIADDESLDEDLRATAESFHLKTHDMKHIGEHILSHVETLEGLYSDPENNADEINSEIAAIESELDELEEIANSNADAVHTIESDTPDSHQEYAESLHENFHEIQHIGSHLVKYTDELGGEESQADHDSSNALMEIEEHADELVDLSDTLHVDSAQIADDESLDEDLRATAESFHLKTHDMKHIGEHILSHVETLEGLYSDPETNADEINSEIAAIESEIDELKEIVNSNADAVHSIESNTPASHQEYAEALHENFHEVGHIGSHLVKYTDELEESMATEDTTISGDAANEEQSEQESSATANQTPGFGILMAACGLLAVGYLKRQ; encoded by the coding sequence ATGAGATTTTTAAATAGAAAATATGGAATCCTTTTTGTATCCTTTTTGCTTGTCTTTTCGACATGCTTGACCGCAACGGCCCATGAATCACACTCCGATGCTCCTCATGCCCTTGCTGAGATTGAAGAACATGCCAGTGAACTTGTTGAACTTTCCGATACTCTGCATGTTGACTCAGCCCAGATTGCAGATGATGAATCCCTAGATGAGGACCTGCGTGCTACTGCGGAATCTTTCCACCTTAAAACCCATGATATGAAGCATATCGGTGAACATATTCTATCTCATGTGGAAACCTTGGAAGGCCTGTACTCTGATCCGGAAAACAATGCAGATGAAATAAATTCTGAGATTGCAGCCATTGAATCTGAACTTGATGAACTCGAGGAAATAGCCAATTCCAATGCTGATGCTGTACACACTATTGAATCCGATACTCCTGATTCCCATCAGGAATACGCTGAATCCCTTCACGAAAATTTCCATGAGATTCAACACATCGGCAGCCATCTTGTAAAATACACAGATGAACTTGGCGGTGAAGAGTCCCAAGCTGACCATGACAGCTCCAATGCATTGATGGAAATCGAAGAACATGCCGACGAACTTGTTGATCTTTCCGATACTCTGCATGTTGACTCAGCCCAGATTGCAGATGATGAATCCCTGGATGAGGACCTGCGTGCCACTGCGGAATCTTTCCACCTTAAAACCCATGATATGAAGCATATCGGTGAACATATTCTATCTCATGTGGAAACCTTGGAAGGCCTGTACTCCGACCCTGAAACAAATGCCGATGAAATAAATTCCGAAATTGCAGCCATCGAATCTGAAATAGATGAACTCAAGGAAATCGTCAATTCCAATGCTGATGCTGTTCACTCTATTGAATCCAATACTCCTGCATCCCATCAGGAATATGCTGAAGCCCTTCACGAAAATTTCCATGAGGTTGGGCACATCGGCAGCCATCTTGTAAAATACACGGATGAACTCGAGGAAAGTATGGCAACAGAAGATACTACAATATCTGGTGATGCAGCGAATGAAGAACAAAGCGAACAGGAATCTTCCGCCACAGCCAATCAGACACCAGGTTTTGGAATTTTGATGGCAGCATGTGGACTGCTTGCTGTAGGGTACCTAAAGAGACAGTAA
- a CDS encoding energy-coupling factor ABC transporter ATP-binding protein, with amino-acid sequence MKKEAIQISSLEYSYPDGKKALNNVNMKIFEGEKVTIMGPNGAGKTTLLLNINGTVKNPSPSVSIFGKSISSMDIVEKIQNVGVVFEDPDDQLFMPTVYDDVAFGPANMGLYKDEVDERVRDALLRVGMEGYGAHVPHHLSSGQKKKVAIAAVISMHPRIIVLDEPTANLDPKSKSELINLLEKLNKDKNTTIITVTHDVNTISRLADRIYVLNQTVVAEGTPYEIFSNKELLAGHNLESPDTLQLFHMLAHLGYRCNQHPLSVNEAAENLIYTMEKNNNLIQLNMNSSAYENIKQLTKLQTDND; translated from the coding sequence ATGAAAAAAGAAGCCATACAAATATCAAGTCTTGAATATTCATATCCGGATGGGAAAAAAGCATTGAATAATGTTAATATGAAGATATTTGAAGGCGAGAAAGTTACCATAATGGGGCCAAATGGAGCCGGAAAAACCACGCTTTTGTTAAATATCAATGGAACAGTGAAAAATCCTTCCCCATCTGTATCGATATTCGGTAAATCTATTTCTTCAATGGATATTGTAGAAAAGATCCAAAATGTTGGTGTGGTATTCGAGGATCCCGATGACCAGCTCTTTATGCCAACTGTCTATGATGATGTAGCATTTGGGCCCGCAAATATGGGACTTTATAAGGATGAAGTGGATGAAAGGGTAAGGGATGCCCTTTTAAGAGTGGGTATGGAAGGATATGGAGCACATGTCCCTCATCATCTGAGTAGTGGACAAAAGAAAAAAGTTGCAATAGCTGCAGTTATATCGATGCACCCTCGCATAATAGTGCTTGATGAACCTACAGCAAACCTTGATCCCAAAAGCAAATCAGAATTAATCAATTTACTTGAAAAACTTAATAAAGATAAAAACACAACGATTATTACTGTAACCCATGATGTGAATACAATATCCCGGCTTGCTGACAGGATATATGTATTGAATCAAACAGTGGTTGCTGAAGGCACTCCTTATGAAATATTCTCCAACAAGGAATTGTTAGCCGGACACAATCTAGAGTCGCCTGATACCCTGCAGTTATTCCACATGTTGGCACATCTTGGTTATAGGTGCAACCAGCATCCATTGTCTGTGAATGAAGCAGCAGAAAATCTCATTTACACAATGGAAAAAAATAATAATCTTATCCAATTGAATATGAACAGTTCTGCTTACGAAAACATAAAACAGCTGACAAAATTACAGACGGATAATGACTAA
- a CDS encoding ArsR family transcriptional regulator: MPRRTRIINDPSEMVPLLQTFRSKEHKHVFNALSTEWMTKSQLDEKMGIDTEESIDILQKCGLLESQWRMPKPGDKPDKEYHSSYSKVQANFQCSFDDLSEIITLTFTPYEEIKDLIGELEKEVESGNHSMSALTRKLNRSALYIRSLARRANRLTVMGQRLKMNEEKK, encoded by the coding sequence ATGCCCAGGAGAACCCGAATAATAAACGACCCATCTGAAATGGTACCCCTCCTACAAACATTCAGGTCAAAGGAGCATAAACATGTCTTCAACGCACTCAGTACAGAGTGGATGACAAAAAGCCAGCTTGACGAAAAAATGGGAATTGACACAGAGGAAAGTATCGATATACTCCAGAAATGCGGGTTACTGGAAAGCCAGTGGCGCATGCCCAAACCTGGAGATAAACCGGATAAGGAATATCACTCATCGTATTCAAAAGTACAGGCTAATTTCCAGTGTTCTTTTGATGACCTTAGTGAAATAATTACTTTAACGTTCACTCCTTACGAAGAAATAAAAGACCTGATAGGAGAACTGGAAAAGGAAGTAGAAAGTGGTAACCATTCCATGAGTGCTCTTACGCGTAAGCTCAACAGAAGTGCATTGTACATAAGATCTCTTGCCAGAAGAGCCAACAGGTTAACTGTTATGGGCCAGAGGCTGAAAATGAATGAGGAAAAGAAATGA
- the leuS gene encoding leucine--tRNA ligase, translating into MEQNYNPASIENRWQNIWSQDKVFEAEPDSRDKYFITIPYPYLNGNLHAGHTRTFTIGDVIARHKRMQGYNVLYPMGFHVTGTPIVGLAELIANREPQTMDVYSNYHGIPKNILEGLNTPEKIVEYFSVEAEKAMRSIGYSIDWRRKFTTTDETYKKFIEWQYNLLYEKGLIVKGSHPVKWCPNDDNPVEDHDILRGEEATIVDYTLIKFTYDGMVLPCATLRPETTFGVTNLWINPDVEYVKVKVKTDENEETWIVSEQAYNKLTYTDRKVEFLGKISGLDIIGIKVKNPLTGSEVITLPASFVKGGNGSGVVMSVPAHAPYDYLALKDLYDKDLSEYGITENLQDIKLISLIDVPEYGEYPAVEVIEEFGVQDQNDPKAETATKMVYRREFHGGVLKENTGKYAGTKVSKIKDLLTQDLIDENIGEIFYEFSEPVVCRCGTPCVVNMVKGQWFLNYSNPEWKDKVYRCIENMDIIPEELRVEFNNKVDWLKDKACARKKGLGTRLPFDKDWLIESLGDSTVYMSYYIVAKFLSEDIKTEQLIPELFDYVLLGKGSVQDAAEKSGIEASVIENMREDFNYWYPVNLRSSGKDLIPNHLLFFLFHHVAIFGEENWPRAIAINGFVSLEGQKMSKSRGPLLTLSEAVKDYGADISRMYILSSAEQTQDADWKNSGIESARRQVDRFYHFAKDTIDTKCTSGACREKQLIDRWIQSRLQQRISETNEALKSIRTRQALQNSFFLLLNDVKWYQRRGGKTLQYDILDTWVRLMAPFTPHICEEIWSEMEGTQGYVSLEKYPEYEPQLIDRDAEAGEELISNTLSDVEEIIKVTGIKPQKLVLYTASQWKSEAFKQALELQQQGNLNPGILIKNLMQNPEMRPYGKEVPKFAKKVVDDIKAMKEEKFEMVCGFNLDEKETLQEAISFFEKEIGCEVLIGREGEEAYDPEKKARFAAPMRPAIYIE; encoded by the coding sequence ATGGAACAGAACTACAACCCTGCAAGCATTGAAAATAGATGGCAAAATATCTGGTCTCAGGACAAAGTCTTCGAGGCCGAACCTGACAGCCGGGATAAATATTTCATAACAATTCCCTACCCATATCTCAATGGGAATTTACATGCAGGCCATACACGGACATTCACCATCGGGGACGTTATTGCAAGGCACAAGAGGATGCAGGGGTACAATGTGCTCTACCCAATGGGATTCCACGTAACCGGTACACCCATTGTGGGACTTGCAGAGCTAATAGCCAACAGGGAACCCCAGACGATGGATGTCTACTCCAATTACCACGGAATCCCCAAGAATATCCTCGAAGGACTTAACACGCCGGAAAAAATCGTGGAATATTTCAGCGTGGAAGCAGAAAAAGCCATGCGATCCATTGGATATTCCATTGATTGGAGAAGAAAATTCACCACCACAGATGAAACATATAAAAAATTCATCGAATGGCAATACAACCTACTTTACGAAAAGGGACTGATTGTAAAAGGCTCACACCCTGTCAAATGGTGCCCCAATGATGACAATCCTGTGGAAGACCATGACATCCTCAGGGGAGAAGAAGCCACGATCGTGGATTATACCCTGATCAAGTTCACCTACGATGGTATGGTATTACCCTGTGCGACCCTGCGTCCGGAAACCACTTTCGGTGTCACCAATCTCTGGATAAACCCCGATGTGGAATATGTCAAGGTTAAGGTGAAAACCGACGAGAATGAAGAGACCTGGATTGTAAGTGAACAAGCATACAACAAACTTACCTACACCGACCGCAAAGTCGAATTCCTGGGAAAAATCAGTGGTCTGGACATCATCGGAATAAAGGTCAAGAACCCGTTGACAGGTTCGGAAGTAATCACCCTTCCGGCATCTTTTGTCAAGGGAGGTAACGGAAGCGGAGTTGTAATGAGTGTACCAGCACATGCACCTTATGATTATCTGGCCCTGAAGGACCTTTATGATAAAGACCTTTCAGAATATGGTATTACAGAAAATCTGCAGGACATCAAGCTCATATCCCTTATCGATGTTCCGGAATACGGAGAGTATCCGGCAGTTGAAGTGATAGAGGAATTTGGAGTCCAGGACCAGAATGATCCAAAGGCCGAAACTGCAACAAAAATGGTCTATCGTCGGGAATTCCACGGGGGAGTCCTGAAAGAAAATACTGGAAAATATGCAGGTACGAAGGTCTCAAAGATAAAAGACCTTCTTACACAGGATTTGATCGATGAGAACATCGGCGAAATATTCTATGAATTCAGTGAACCTGTGGTCTGCAGGTGTGGAACCCCATGTGTGGTTAACATGGTTAAGGGTCAGTGGTTCCTCAATTATTCCAATCCTGAATGGAAGGATAAAGTATACCGTTGCATAGAGAATATGGACATCATCCCCGAAGAACTGAGGGTGGAGTTCAATAATAAAGTGGACTGGCTAAAAGACAAGGCCTGTGCCCGTAAAAAAGGACTCGGAACACGCCTGCCTTTTGATAAGGACTGGTTGATCGAATCCCTGGGAGATTCCACGGTATACATGTCCTACTACATAGTTGCAAAGTTTCTCAGTGAAGATATTAAGACCGAGCAACTAATTCCTGAACTCTTTGATTATGTGCTTCTTGGAAAGGGAAGTGTGCAGGATGCAGCAGAAAAAAGTGGAATTGAGGCCTCTGTAATTGAAAACATGCGAGAGGATTTCAATTACTGGTATCCCGTCAATCTCAGGTCCTCAGGAAAAGATCTCATACCAAACCACCTCCTGTTCTTCCTGTTCCATCATGTTGCAATATTCGGAGAAGAGAACTGGCCTCGTGCCATAGCCATCAATGGTTTCGTATCCCTTGAAGGACAGAAAATGAGTAAGTCCAGGGGACCACTGCTGACACTCAGTGAAGCAGTGAAAGATTATGGTGCGGATATTTCAAGAATGTATATCCTGTCCAGTGCCGAACAGACACAGGATGCTGACTGGAAGAATAGTGGAATCGAGTCCGCCAGGAGACAGGTAGACAGGTTCTACCATTTTGCAAAGGATACTATCGATACCAAATGTACCTCTGGGGCCTGCAGGGAAAAACAATTGATAGATAGGTGGATACAGAGCCGCCTGCAGCAACGTATCAGTGAGACAAACGAGGCACTTAAAAGTATACGTACCCGGCAGGCCCTACAGAATTCTTTCTTCCTGCTTCTTAATGATGTAAAATGGTACCAGAGAAGAGGTGGAAAGACTCTCCAGTATGATATACTCGATACATGGGTACGCCTGATGGCACCTTTCACCCCACATATATGTGAAGAGATCTGGAGTGAAATGGAAGGAACCCAGGGTTATGTGTCCCTGGAAAAATATCCTGAGTATGAACCGCAACTTATCGACAGGGATGCAGAAGCTGGCGAAGAGCTGATCAGCAACACTCTTTCAGATGTAGAGGAAATAATAAAAGTCACCGGTATAAAACCGCAAAAACTTGTCCTCTATACAGCTTCCCAATGGAAATCAGAAGCTTTTAAGCAGGCTCTTGAACTACAGCAACAAGGAAATCTCAACCCGGGAATTCTGATAAAGAATCTCATGCAGAACCCCGAAATGAGACCTTATGGTAAAGAAGTACCAAAGTTTGCAAAGAAAGTTGTTGACGATATAAAGGCCATGAAAGAAGAGAAATTCGAGATGGTATGCGGTTTCAACCTGGACGAAAAAGAAACACTTCAAGAAGCAATAAGTTTCTTTGAAAAGGAAATTGGTTGTGAAGTGCTGATCGGCAGGGAAGGGGAAGAAGCATATGACCCCGAAAAGAAAGCCCGCTTTGCAGCACCAATGAGGCCAGCTATTTATATTGAATGA
- a CDS encoding C2 domain-containing protein encodes MPVASAHSVFMDVVEKSDSNIKVKAYYGGDDPMKNAEVTVYIIDESGETLYIEDASTDTDGFYSFSPEEDQDQYRVVASDFGHKAEKEIDLSSTSSIQSSSGTSSNLPLPVSIVAGFGYLAGIAGVAMMISARRMKKKYEEK; translated from the coding sequence ATGCCAGTTGCTTCGGCACATAGCGTCTTTATGGATGTAGTAGAAAAGTCGGATAGTAATATAAAGGTGAAGGCATATTATGGAGGCGACGATCCGATGAAGAATGCCGAGGTCACAGTGTACATCATTGATGAAAGCGGAGAAACCCTTTATATCGAAGATGCATCGACTGACACGGATGGCTTCTATTCCTTCAGTCCTGAAGAAGATCAGGATCAATACAGGGTAGTTGCTTCTGATTTTGGTCATAAGGCAGAAAAAGAGATAGATCTAAGTAGTACATCATCTATTCAATCATCTTCCGGTACATCTTCCAACCTGCCACTACCTGTCAGTATAGTTGCTGGTTTTGGCTACCTTGCAGGTATTGCCGGGGTAGCAATGATGATAAGTGCCAGAAGAATGAAAAAGAAGTATGAAGAAAAATAA
- the cbiQ gene encoding cobalt ECF transporter T component CbiQ, translated as MNYPRVDEYSGLDSIIHNFDPRAKIITFTALIFSFAFIENIPLAILAILFSIVLVSISKLPTEFVYQHLKYPVLFLFSIFIVMAFTIKGNDILNLPFLDLTLEGMYLGFLIFLRGVAALLLAFLIFSTSRFDAIIKAIYMLKIPNIFVQMIAFSYRYIFVIIDEFHNMKKALSSRGFVFGLNQHSLALIGNMMGGLLIRSYERGDRVHKSMISKGYGGAPQMFFKYNMKAKDYFMGSSFILIALLFHIHSVIP; from the coding sequence ATGAATTATCCAAGGGTTGATGAGTATTCAGGGCTAGATTCAATAATACACAATTTTGATCCACGGGCCAAGATAATTACTTTTACAGCCCTTATTTTTTCCTTTGCATTTATTGAAAATATCCCTCTGGCAATATTAGCTATATTGTTTTCCATTGTTCTGGTTTCAATATCAAAGTTGCCAACAGAATTCGTATATCAACACTTGAAATATCCCGTTTTATTTCTGTTTTCGATTTTTATTGTAATGGCTTTTACAATAAAAGGAAATGATATCCTCAATTTGCCTTTCTTAGATTTAACCCTAGAAGGGATGTATCTGGGATTTTTGATATTTCTCAGGGGTGTTGCAGCTTTGTTACTTGCATTTTTGATATTTTCTACAAGCAGGTTCGATGCAATAATCAAAGCTATTTATATGCTGAAAATCCCCAATATTTTTGTCCAGATGATTGCTTTTTCTTATCGTTATATTTTTGTAATTATTGATGAATTTCATAATATGAAAAAAGCCCTGTCTTCGAGAGGGTTTGTCTTTGGGCTCAATCAACATAGTTTAGCTTTAATAGGAAATATGATGGGAGGGTTACTTATAAGGAGCTATGAACGCGGGGACCGTGTTCACAAATCTATGATTTCCAAAGGGTATGGTGGTGCTCCGCAAATGTTTTTCAAATATAATATGAAGGCAAAGGATTATTTTATGGGTAGTTCATTTATTTTGATAGCTCTTTTATTCCATATTCATTCGGTGATTCCATGA
- a CDS encoding metallophosphoesterase, giving the protein MKVLVISDTHLKGGEIPPGLKDLIDKYDMVIHAGDFTTPECYRAFNDTGKLKSVHGNSDTDELKDLLPETLHLDLDGISVGVVHEAALSINDTTALRYKALEMGVNVLIFGHIHRPLIEKTDVMVLCPGSPTSPRMSDPMAAELNIEKGEVKARFIEIKGKSCGFVGFTRELENADN; this is encoded by the coding sequence ATGAAGGTACTTGTTATTTCAGATACACATCTCAAAGGTGGAGAAATTCCTCCCGGCTTGAAAGACCTGATTGACAAATATGACATGGTAATACATGCCGGAGATTTTACTACACCAGAATGTTATAGGGCTTTCAATGATACAGGGAAACTCAAATCAGTACATGGAAACTCCGATACAGACGAATTAAAAGATCTTCTGCCTGAAACCCTGCATCTAGACCTGGACGGTATAAGTGTCGGCGTGGTCCACGAAGCCGCCCTTTCAATAAACGATACAACAGCCCTGCGCTACAAAGCCCTTGAAATGGGTGTTAATGTACTGATATTCGGCCATATTCACAGGCCACTGATAGAAAAAACAGATGTAATGGTATTGTGTCCCGGCTCTCCTACATCCCCACGTATGTCAGACCCTATGGCCGCTGAACTAAATATCGAAAAAGGTGAAGTAAAAGCAAGATTTATAGAAATAAAAGGAAAATCTTGTGGTTTTGTCGGATTTACAAGAGAACTTGAAAACGCAGACAATTAA
- a CDS encoding DUF7839 domain-containing protein has product MIDILQSKSGITKFQILIEVAAHQPNVRQKEIAEKVGVTPQAVSEYIKELTSEGYIYSDGRVRYRITKNGVEWVLENAADMKRYAKFVMSDIISHVSTWTAIADENLEKGEDVYLHMRDGLLYVDTKVEADARGVTISDAEEGEDVGVTNLTGMIDLETASITVCKIPRSERQGSRNVDLERLKKLTESKDYIAVIGVESLVALKKIGSQPDVMYGAKESVVEAAFHGLSSLVLAIDEQVPTIMSKLEMENLEYELVDLSLH; this is encoded by the coding sequence ATGATTGACATTCTCCAGAGTAAAAGCGGTATTACCAAGTTCCAGATACTTATCGAAGTTGCCGCCCATCAGCCCAATGTCAGACAGAAAGAAATAGCAGAAAAAGTCGGTGTGACTCCTCAGGCAGTTTCAGAATATATCAAGGAACTTACATCTGAAGGATATATTTATTCTGATGGAAGGGTACGCTACAGAATTACAAAAAATGGAGTAGAATGGGTTCTGGAAAATGCTGCCGACATGAAAAGGTATGCCAAATTCGTAATGAGTGACATTATAAGCCATGTATCTACCTGGACTGCTATTGCCGATGAAAATCTGGAAAAGGGTGAAGATGTCTATCTTCATATGAGAGACGGTTTGCTATATGTTGATACTAAGGTAGAAGCAGATGCCCGGGGTGTCACCATATCTGATGCAGAAGAAGGAGAAGATGTAGGTGTCACAAACCTGACCGGGATGATTGACCTGGAAACAGCAAGTATTACGGTCTGCAAGATTCCCCGCAGCGAAAGGCAGGGCTCCAGAAATGTAGATTTGGAACGATTGAAAAAACTCACCGAGTCAAAGGACTATATAGCAGTGATTGGAGTTGAATCCCTAGTGGCACTCAAAAAAATTGGAAGTCAACCCGATGTTATGTATGGTGCCAAGGAATCAGTCGTAGAAGCTGCATTCCATGGGCTTTCCTCCCTTGTGCTTGCAATCGATGAGCAGGTCCCCACTATAATGAGCAAACTTGAGATGGAAAACCTGGAATACGAACTTGTAGACCTGAGTCTTCATTAA
- a CDS encoding RPA family protein, with product MSTYVREVAKRMFAKEFRNSDLSFREGDDVYSPQYLLTPTGARVNRLFIVGTLIEKENIGNEAEYWRGRVTDPTGTFTIYAGQYQPEAAQLLSECETPAFVAVAGKPSVYETPDGDTITSIRSESISIVDGNTRDMWVVDAAIQTINRLNNLDGSDTYVVRAREHYNTDKGSYSSMVLDALKSLKEQI from the coding sequence ATGTCTACCTATGTACGTGAAGTAGCAAAACGAATGTTTGCAAAAGAGTTCAGGAATTCGGATCTCTCATTCAGGGAAGGTGACGATGTTTATTCTCCCCAGTATCTGTTAACACCAACCGGGGCCAGGGTAAATCGCCTTTTTATCGTAGGGACTCTTATCGAAAAGGAAAATATAGGCAATGAAGCAGAATACTGGAGAGGTCGGGTTACTGATCCTACAGGTACTTTCACAATATACGCAGGTCAGTACCAGCCGGAAGCAGCACAACTGTTGTCAGAATGTGAAACGCCCGCATTTGTAGCTGTTGCAGGCAAACCCAGTGTTTATGAGACTCCTGATGGGGATACTATTACTTCCATAAGATCTGAATCCATAAGCATAGTTGATGGTAACACACGAGACATGTGGGTTGTTGATGCTGCTATTCAGACAATTAACAGATTAAATAATCTGGATGGTTCAGATACATATGTGGTTCGTGCCAGAGAGCACTACAATACCGATAAGGGAAGTTATTCATCCATGGTATTGGATGCTTTGAAATCCCTGAAAGAACAGATTTGA
- the cbiM gene encoding cobalt transporter CbiM gives MHISDGILSTTAITGGWVITIVIAILSFWWRYREVDVVEEIPKFSVMTAAFFVASLIHIPLGPTSVHLIFNGLVGVILGPLAYVAMLVGLTLQAFLFQHGGVTTIGVNTMNVGIPALLCFYIFKKGVDYGLSEKIIGGISGGLAVFFTTILLSISLLTTGEEFLGVAGVAAAAHVPVMIIEGIVTASAVTYLAKVKPELLPVKLNK, from the coding sequence ATGCATATATCAGATGGTATTCTATCCACCACTGCCATTACAGGTGGTTGGGTTATAACTATAGTCATAGCCATACTGTCTTTCTGGTGGAGATACAGGGAAGTTGACGTGGTCGAGGAAATTCCTAAGTTTTCAGTAATGACAGCAGCATTTTTTGTCGCTTCCCTTATTCATATACCCCTGGGACCTACCAGCGTACATCTGATTTTTAATGGTCTTGTAGGTGTGATTTTGGGTCCTCTTGCGTATGTTGCAATGTTGGTTGGTTTGACTTTACAGGCTTTCCTCTTCCAGCACGGTGGAGTAACAACCATTGGTGTCAATACTATGAATGTCGGAATCCCTGCTCTGTTGTGCTTTTACATTTTCAAGAAAGGGGTAGATTACGGCTTATCTGAAAAAATAATTGGGGGCATAAGTGGAGGTCTCGCAGTTTTCTTTACTACAATCCTTCTCTCCATAAGTTTGTTGACCACCGGCGAGGAATTTTTAGGCGTAGCGGGAGTAGCAGCAGCAGCCCATGTCCCGGTAATGATAATTGAAGGAATCGTAACTGCTTCAGCGGTAACTTATCTGGCAAAAGTAAAACCAGAATTATTACCTGTTAAATTAAATAAATGA